In Erigeron canadensis isolate Cc75 chromosome 6, C_canadensis_v1, whole genome shotgun sequence, the following are encoded in one genomic region:
- the LOC122605417 gene encoding paired amphipathic helix protein Sin3-like 2 isoform X3 encodes MKRIRDDGYGNTNSQFKRPFASSRAESYSQPPAPGGGEGAGGAVTAVAGGNGGGSSAQKLTTNDALTYLKEVKDMFQDQREKYDMFLDVMKDFKAQRIDTTGVIARVKELFKGHNNLIFGFNTFLPKGYEITVIEDDETPPKRTVEFEEAISFVNKIKKRFQNDDRVYKSFLDILNMYRKEHKGISEVYQEVASLFDDHPDLLDEFTRFLPDASAAASAHQASLRHSQQRFDERSSAVAPLRPGQIDKRGRRDRVNAERDPSPDVDDKSMVKLHKEQRKRAEKESRDRRSSDQDYKDHDLDSNKDIHRAEKRKSARKAEDFVVHSGSAPYDDKDAVKSMYSHEFTFCENVKNRLRNSDDYQAFLKCLHIYSTEIITKKELQTLVADLLGKHTDLMEGFSAFLEHCENIDGFLAGVMDKKALWNVSKSTRTEEKERENRREIDANKEKDKYKEKYWGKSIQELDLSDCQRCTPSYRLLPDDYPIPSVSQRSELGTQVLNDLWVSVTSGSEDYSFKHMRRNQYEESLFRCEDDRFELDMLLESVNSATKRAEELLNSINDHSIGSEGSVRIEDHFSALNLRCIERLYGDHGLEVMETLRKNPSVALPVILIRLKQKQDEWTKCRADFNKVWADIYAKNHYKSLDHRSFYFKQQDSKNLSTKCLVAEIKEIKEKSQKDDDVLLSIAAGNRHYIMPNLEFNFTDKDIHEDVYKLIKYSCEEICTTKEQLDIVLRLWTTFLEPMLSVPTRPCNSDGLEDVETSTRGTTKNEGESDASPGADSVTFSIKQAKPACNGDYNASPKRIDSNKNILVNGATSVKEDGSRLEKDVKNVSVGDKAPLTGRDATSSRPNNVDEDGHEVKSNTNVSSSQPGDISRSATVANGSSAKIEKEEGELSPNGDFDFMEIDADADDEDSDNAPEGGDDVSGTESAADECSREEHIEDGDHDDLDGKAESEGEAEGIEDANFVGGDTSLQSLDRFWLTAKPLVKRMVSPLHTGGIKDCNVFYGNESFYVLFRLHQVLYDRLLSAKVFTTSAETKWRATKDTSPPDLYSRFISALYSLLDGSADNAKFEDDCRDIIGNQSYVLFTLDKLIFKLVKQLQTVAGDETDNKLLQLFEYERSRNSEKYIDSVYYENAHIHIHDENIYRFQCSSSLSCLTIQLMDDGNEKPEVVAVSVDPNFAAYLQNDFLSVVPEKKESGIMLQRSKRQFLDMGESAALSAAMEGVQVVNGLEYKISCSSSKLSAGRSPTSSIQKISSPVKKEKEEKPLEAYYPQVAMLKQKYNGFTDS; translated from the exons ATGAAACGAATACGAGATGATGGATATGGTAACACTAACTCTCAATTTAAACGCCCATTTGCTTCTTCCCGGGCTGAATC ATATAGCCAACCACCAGCCCCGGGAGGAGGTGAAGGAGCTGGAGGAGCAGTTACAGCTGTGGCAGGGGGGAATGGAGGTGGTAGCAGTGCACAAAAACTCACAACAAATGATGCATTGACGTATTTGAAGGAGGTCAAAGACATGTTCCAAGATCAAAGAGAGAAATATGACATGTTTCTTGACGTGATGAAAGATTTTAAAGCTCAAAG AATTGATACTACTGGTGTCATAGCAAGGGTGAAAGAATTGTTCAAAGGTCACAATAATCTAATTTTTGGGTTTAACACTTTCTTACCAAAGGGTTATGAGATTACTGTTATTGAGGACGACGAGACGCCTCCAAAGAGGACAGTGGAGTTCGAAGAGGCTATAAGCTTTGTGAACAAAATAAAG AAACGCTTTCAAAATGATGATCGTGTATACAAATCGTTTTTGGACATATTGAATATGTATAGGAAAGAACACAAGGGTATTAGTGAAGTCTATCAAGAG GTTGCTTCGCTTTTTGATGATCATCCAGATCTTCTTGACGAGTTCACAAGATTTTTGCCTGATGCTTCAGCTGCTGCATCTGCACACCAGGCTTCGTTACGACATTCCCAACAACGTTTTGATGAACGGAGCTCAGCCGTGGCTCCGCTTAGACCAGGACAAATAGATAAG CGAGGCCGGAGAGACAGAGTCAATGCTGAACGGGACCCGAGTCCTGATGTGGATGATAAATCAATGGTGAAACTTCACAAAGAGCAGAGGAAACGTGCTGAAAAGGAGAGCAGGGATAGGAGAAGTAGTGATCAGGATTACAAAGATCATGATCTTGATAGCAATAAGGATATCCATCGTGCTGAAAAACGAAAATCTGCACGTAAAGCTGAAGATTTTGTAGTACATTCAGGTTCGGCCCCATATGATGATAAAGATGCCGTCAAAA GCATGTACAGCCATGAATTTACTTTCTGCGAGAATGTGAAGAATAGATTACGCAATTCAGACGATTATCAAGCATTCTTGAAATGCCTACATATCTATAGCACAGAAATAATTACAAAGAAGGAGTTACAGACCTTG GTTGCTGATTTACTTGGGAAGCACACTGATCTTATGGAAGGTTTCAGTGCATTTTTGGAACATTGCGAAAACATAG ATGGATTCTTAGCCGGGGTTATGGACAAAA AAGCGTTGTGGAATGTTTCCAAGTCAACAAGGACAGAGGAGAAAGAAAGGGAGAATAGGCGTGAAATTGATGCTAATAAAGAGAAGGACAAGTACAAAGAGAAGTATTGGGGAAAATCTATACAAGAGCTTGACCTCTCTGATTGTCAGCGGTGCACTCCCAGCTATAGACTTCTTCCTGATGAT TACCCGATTCCATCAGTAAGCCAAAGATCAGAGCTAGGTACTCAAGTATTAAATGATCTCTGGGTATCCGTGACTTCTGGTAGTGAGGATTATTCATTCAAGCATATGCGTAGAAACCAGTATGAAGAGAGCTTGTTTAGATGTGAAGACGACAG GTTTGAGCTAGATATGTTATTGGAGTCTGTGAATTCAGCTACTAAACGTGCGGAGGAACTACTGAATAGCATTAATGACCACTCAATTGGTTCAGAGGGTTCCGTTCGTATTGAAGATCACTTCTCAG CTCTGAATTTACGTTGCATTGAACGACTATATGGGGATCATGGTCTTGAAGTGATGGAGACACTGCGTAAAAACCCATCTGTTGCATTGCCTGTTATATTGATCCGTTTGAAGCAGAAACAAGATGAATGGACCAAGTGTCGGGCAGATTTTAACAAGGTTTGGGCTGATATTTATGCAAAGAACCATTATAAGTCACTTGATCACCGCAGCTTCTATTTCAAGCAACAAGACTCAAAGAATTTGAGCACGAAAT GCTTGGTGGCTGAGATCAAGGAAATAAAGGAAAAGAGCCAAAAAGATGATGATGTGCTCCTTAGTATTGCTGCTGGAAATAGACACTATATCATGCCAAATCTTGAGTTTAATTTCACCGACAAGGATATTCATGAGGATGTATATAAACTTATCAAGTATTCATGTGAAGAAATTTGCACAACCAAGGAACAACTGGACATTGTATTAAGGCTTTGGACTACCTTCTTGGAGCCAATGCTCAGTGTACCTACGCGGCCCTGCAATTCTGATGGTCTTGAAGATGTTGAGACATCTACACGTGGTACTACCAAGAATGAAGGCGAGAGTGATGCAAGTCCAGGTGCTGATAGTGTTACTTTTAGTATTAAGCAAGCAAAACCAGCCTGCAATGGGGATTATAATGCTTCACCAAAAAGAATAGATTCAAACAAGAATATTTTGGTTAATGGAGCTACTTCAGTTAAAGAGGATGGATCAAGACTAGAGAAAGATGTTAAGAACGTATCTGTTGGGGATAAAGCGCCATTAACAG GACGCGATGCAACCTCATCTAGACCAAATAATgttgatgaagatggccatGAAGTCAAGTCAAACactaatgtttcttcatctcaG CCTGGCGACATCTCAAGATCTGCGActgtggcaaatggaagctctGCTAAAATTGAGAAAGAAGAGGGTGAATTATCCCCAAATggtgattttgattttatggAGATCGATGCAGATGCTGATGACGAGGACAGTGACAATGCTCCAGAAGGTGGTGATGATGTTTCAGGCACTGAGTCTGCTGCAGATGAATGCTCAAGGGAAGAACATATAGAAGATGGAGATCATGATGATCTTGATGGCAAAGCAGAGAGTGAAGGAGAGGCCGAGGGAATAGAGGATGCAAACTTTGTTGGAGGAGACACGTCATTGCAATCTTTAGATCGTTTTTGGCTTACAGCAAAACCATTGGTAAAGCGTATGGTTTCTCCATTACACACTGGTGGGATAAAAGATTGCAACGTTTTTTACGGGAACGAAagtttttatgttctttttcgGCTTCACCAA GTGTTGTATGATAGACTATTGTCTGCTAAAGTTTTTACGACATCTGCTGAAACAAAGTGGAGAGCTACTAAGGACACCTCTCCACCCGATTTGTACTCTAG ATTTATAAGTGCTCTTTACAGCCTGCTTGATGGTTCTGCTGATAATGCGAAGTTCGAAGATGATTGTCGGGATATCATCGGAAATCAATCTTATGTGTTATTTACATTAGACAAGCTGATTTTTAAGCTTGTCAAACAG CTTCAAACTGTGGCAGGTGATGAGACAGATAACAAACTTCTCCAACTGTTCGAGTATGAAAGATCACGTAATTCTGAGAAATATATTGATTCTGTATACTACGAGAATGCACATATTCACATTCATGATGAAAACATATACAGATTTCAGTGT TCATCTAGCCTATCTTGTTTGACCATCCAGCTGATGGATGATGGAAATGAAAAGCCCGAAGTAGTTGCGGTTTCTGTAGATCCTAATTTTGCAGCCTATCTCCAGAATGATTTCCTTTCGGTTGTGCCTGAAAAAAAGGAATCTGGCATTATGTTGCAGAG AAGTAAACGGCAATTCTTGGACATGGGTGAATCTGCTGCTCTGTCAGCTGCCATGGAAGGTGTTCAAGTGGTCAATGGCTTGGAGTATAAGATATCTTGTAGCTCGTCAAAG TTGAGTGCTGGCAGATCTCCTACGTCCTCGATACAGAAGATTTCTTCTCCcgtgaaaaaagaaaaggaagaaaagccTCTGGAAGCATACTATCCTCAAGTTGCCATGCTCAAGCAAAAGTACAACGGTTTCACAGATTCTTAG
- the LOC122605417 gene encoding paired amphipathic helix protein Sin3-like 2 isoform X4: MKRIRDDGYGNTNSQFKRPFASSRAESYSQPPAPGGGEGAGGAVTAVAGGNGGGSSAQKLTTNDALTYLKEVKDMFQDQREKYDMFLDVMKDFKAQRIDTTGVIARVKELFKGHNNLIFGFNTFLPKGYEITVIEDDETPPKRTVEFEEAISFVNKIKKRFQNDDRVYKSFLDILNMYRKEHKGISEVYQEVASLFDDHPDLLDEFTRFLPDASAAASAHQASLRHSQQRFDERSSAVAPLRPGQIDKRGRRDRVNAERDPSPDVDDKSMVKLHKEQRKRAEKESRDRRSSDQDYKDHDLDSNKDIHRAEKRKSARKAEDFVVHSGSAPYDDKDAVKSMYSHEFTFCENVKNRLRNSDDYQAFLKCLHIYSTEIITKKELQTLVADLLGKHTDLMEGFSAFLEHCENIDGFLAGVMDKKALWNVSKSTRTEEKERENRREIDANKEKDKYKEKYWGKSIQELDLSDCQRCTPSYRLLPDDYPIPSVSQRSELGTQVLNDLWVSVTSGSEDYSFKHMRRNQYEESLFRCEDDRFELDMLLESVNSATKRAEELLNSINDHSIGSEGSVRIEDHFSALNLRCIERLYGDHGLEVMETLRKNPSVALPVILIRLKQKQDEWTKCRADFNKVWADIYAKNHYKSLDHRSFYFKQQDSKNLSTKCLVAEIKEIKEKSQKDDDVLLSIAAGNRHYIMPNLEFNFTDKDIHEDVYKLIKYSCEEICTTKEQLDIVLRLWTTFLEPMLSVPTRPCNSDGLEDVETSTRGTTKNEGESDASPGADSVTFSIKQAKPACNGDYNASPKRIDSNKNILVNGATSVKEDGSRLEKDVKNVSVGDKAPLTGRDATSSRPNNVDEDGHEVKSNTNVSSSQPGDISRSATVANGSSAKIEKEEGELSPNGDFDFMEIDADADDEDSDNAPEGGDDVSGTESAADECSREEHIEDGDHDDLDGKAESEGEAEGIEDANFVGGDTSLQSLDRFWLTAKPLVKRMVSPLHTGGIKDCNVFYGNESFYVLFRLHQVLYDRLLSAKVFTTSAETKWRATKDTSPPDLYSRFISALYSLLDGSADNAKFEDDCRDIIGNQSYVLFTLDKLIFKLVKQLQTVAGDETDNKLLQLFEYERSRNSEKYIDSVYYENAHIHIHDENIYRFQCSSSLSCLTIQLMDDGNEKPEVVAVSVDPNFAAYLQNDFLSVVPEKKESGIMLQRSPTSSIQKISSPVKKEKEEKPLEAYYPQVAMLKQKYNGFTDS; this comes from the exons ATGAAACGAATACGAGATGATGGATATGGTAACACTAACTCTCAATTTAAACGCCCATTTGCTTCTTCCCGGGCTGAATC ATATAGCCAACCACCAGCCCCGGGAGGAGGTGAAGGAGCTGGAGGAGCAGTTACAGCTGTGGCAGGGGGGAATGGAGGTGGTAGCAGTGCACAAAAACTCACAACAAATGATGCATTGACGTATTTGAAGGAGGTCAAAGACATGTTCCAAGATCAAAGAGAGAAATATGACATGTTTCTTGACGTGATGAAAGATTTTAAAGCTCAAAG AATTGATACTACTGGTGTCATAGCAAGGGTGAAAGAATTGTTCAAAGGTCACAATAATCTAATTTTTGGGTTTAACACTTTCTTACCAAAGGGTTATGAGATTACTGTTATTGAGGACGACGAGACGCCTCCAAAGAGGACAGTGGAGTTCGAAGAGGCTATAAGCTTTGTGAACAAAATAAAG AAACGCTTTCAAAATGATGATCGTGTATACAAATCGTTTTTGGACATATTGAATATGTATAGGAAAGAACACAAGGGTATTAGTGAAGTCTATCAAGAG GTTGCTTCGCTTTTTGATGATCATCCAGATCTTCTTGACGAGTTCACAAGATTTTTGCCTGATGCTTCAGCTGCTGCATCTGCACACCAGGCTTCGTTACGACATTCCCAACAACGTTTTGATGAACGGAGCTCAGCCGTGGCTCCGCTTAGACCAGGACAAATAGATAAG CGAGGCCGGAGAGACAGAGTCAATGCTGAACGGGACCCGAGTCCTGATGTGGATGATAAATCAATGGTGAAACTTCACAAAGAGCAGAGGAAACGTGCTGAAAAGGAGAGCAGGGATAGGAGAAGTAGTGATCAGGATTACAAAGATCATGATCTTGATAGCAATAAGGATATCCATCGTGCTGAAAAACGAAAATCTGCACGTAAAGCTGAAGATTTTGTAGTACATTCAGGTTCGGCCCCATATGATGATAAAGATGCCGTCAAAA GCATGTACAGCCATGAATTTACTTTCTGCGAGAATGTGAAGAATAGATTACGCAATTCAGACGATTATCAAGCATTCTTGAAATGCCTACATATCTATAGCACAGAAATAATTACAAAGAAGGAGTTACAGACCTTG GTTGCTGATTTACTTGGGAAGCACACTGATCTTATGGAAGGTTTCAGTGCATTTTTGGAACATTGCGAAAACATAG ATGGATTCTTAGCCGGGGTTATGGACAAAA AAGCGTTGTGGAATGTTTCCAAGTCAACAAGGACAGAGGAGAAAGAAAGGGAGAATAGGCGTGAAATTGATGCTAATAAAGAGAAGGACAAGTACAAAGAGAAGTATTGGGGAAAATCTATACAAGAGCTTGACCTCTCTGATTGTCAGCGGTGCACTCCCAGCTATAGACTTCTTCCTGATGAT TACCCGATTCCATCAGTAAGCCAAAGATCAGAGCTAGGTACTCAAGTATTAAATGATCTCTGGGTATCCGTGACTTCTGGTAGTGAGGATTATTCATTCAAGCATATGCGTAGAAACCAGTATGAAGAGAGCTTGTTTAGATGTGAAGACGACAG GTTTGAGCTAGATATGTTATTGGAGTCTGTGAATTCAGCTACTAAACGTGCGGAGGAACTACTGAATAGCATTAATGACCACTCAATTGGTTCAGAGGGTTCCGTTCGTATTGAAGATCACTTCTCAG CTCTGAATTTACGTTGCATTGAACGACTATATGGGGATCATGGTCTTGAAGTGATGGAGACACTGCGTAAAAACCCATCTGTTGCATTGCCTGTTATATTGATCCGTTTGAAGCAGAAACAAGATGAATGGACCAAGTGTCGGGCAGATTTTAACAAGGTTTGGGCTGATATTTATGCAAAGAACCATTATAAGTCACTTGATCACCGCAGCTTCTATTTCAAGCAACAAGACTCAAAGAATTTGAGCACGAAAT GCTTGGTGGCTGAGATCAAGGAAATAAAGGAAAAGAGCCAAAAAGATGATGATGTGCTCCTTAGTATTGCTGCTGGAAATAGACACTATATCATGCCAAATCTTGAGTTTAATTTCACCGACAAGGATATTCATGAGGATGTATATAAACTTATCAAGTATTCATGTGAAGAAATTTGCACAACCAAGGAACAACTGGACATTGTATTAAGGCTTTGGACTACCTTCTTGGAGCCAATGCTCAGTGTACCTACGCGGCCCTGCAATTCTGATGGTCTTGAAGATGTTGAGACATCTACACGTGGTACTACCAAGAATGAAGGCGAGAGTGATGCAAGTCCAGGTGCTGATAGTGTTACTTTTAGTATTAAGCAAGCAAAACCAGCCTGCAATGGGGATTATAATGCTTCACCAAAAAGAATAGATTCAAACAAGAATATTTTGGTTAATGGAGCTACTTCAGTTAAAGAGGATGGATCAAGACTAGAGAAAGATGTTAAGAACGTATCTGTTGGGGATAAAGCGCCATTAACAG GACGCGATGCAACCTCATCTAGACCAAATAATgttgatgaagatggccatGAAGTCAAGTCAAACactaatgtttcttcatctcaG CCTGGCGACATCTCAAGATCTGCGActgtggcaaatggaagctctGCTAAAATTGAGAAAGAAGAGGGTGAATTATCCCCAAATggtgattttgattttatggAGATCGATGCAGATGCTGATGACGAGGACAGTGACAATGCTCCAGAAGGTGGTGATGATGTTTCAGGCACTGAGTCTGCTGCAGATGAATGCTCAAGGGAAGAACATATAGAAGATGGAGATCATGATGATCTTGATGGCAAAGCAGAGAGTGAAGGAGAGGCCGAGGGAATAGAGGATGCAAACTTTGTTGGAGGAGACACGTCATTGCAATCTTTAGATCGTTTTTGGCTTACAGCAAAACCATTGGTAAAGCGTATGGTTTCTCCATTACACACTGGTGGGATAAAAGATTGCAACGTTTTTTACGGGAACGAAagtttttatgttctttttcgGCTTCACCAA GTGTTGTATGATAGACTATTGTCTGCTAAAGTTTTTACGACATCTGCTGAAACAAAGTGGAGAGCTACTAAGGACACCTCTCCACCCGATTTGTACTCTAG ATTTATAAGTGCTCTTTACAGCCTGCTTGATGGTTCTGCTGATAATGCGAAGTTCGAAGATGATTGTCGGGATATCATCGGAAATCAATCTTATGTGTTATTTACATTAGACAAGCTGATTTTTAAGCTTGTCAAACAG CTTCAAACTGTGGCAGGTGATGAGACAGATAACAAACTTCTCCAACTGTTCGAGTATGAAAGATCACGTAATTCTGAGAAATATATTGATTCTGTATACTACGAGAATGCACATATTCACATTCATGATGAAAACATATACAGATTTCAGTGT TCATCTAGCCTATCTTGTTTGACCATCCAGCTGATGGATGATGGAAATGAAAAGCCCGAAGTAGTTGCGGTTTCTGTAGATCCTAATTTTGCAGCCTATCTCCAGAATGATTTCCTTTCGGTTGTGCCTGAAAAAAAGGAATCTGGCATTATGTTGCAGAG ATCTCCTACGTCCTCGATACAGAAGATTTCTTCTCCcgtgaaaaaagaaaaggaagaaaagccTCTGGAAGCATACTATCCTCAAGTTGCCATGCTCAAGCAAAAGTACAACGGTTTCACAGATTCTTAG